Within the Emticicia oligotrophica DSM 17448 genome, the region AAGCAAAATAACGCCAATACATATAACCCATCTGACGCTTAATCATGTAGCCTAAGTTTGTGAAAAGCGTAGGTTTTTGGTCAGGAGAAAGCCCCATTTCTTGACGATAGATTTGTTGATGCCCACCATCTGTACTCCACATACGAGGCAATAGGCTTTCGCTGTTTGGTCCCCAAATGTAGTTTGGCTTATAATCGTAGATTTCGTATTTGTCTTTGCCCATTTTGTAGATAGGCTCACCATTTTCGATTGATTCTAATTTACCTGTGAAAACAGGACCATAAAGTAATGGGCGGCTACCATATTGTTCACGCTTCAAATATGAAACGTAGTTCAGAACGTTGCTTGGGTTATTTTCGTTGATTGGTGGGTTGTAGTTCGAACGAATCAAGGCGATTGTATAAGAAGAATATCCAATCAATACAAATGCAAATGAAATCAATGCGGTGTTGGCAATAACCATTCCTTTTTTCTGTGTGTAGAAAATTCCGTAAGAAAGAGATGAAACTAATAAAATTACGAAGAAAATGATACCAGAACTGAATGGTAAACCGAATGTATTTACAAATAATTTTTCGAAAGTAAAACCAAGTGATGGGAAACCTGTAATAACACCAACGTTTACCACACCTAAAACAACCATACCTATTAAGAAAGCAGTAATACCGCCTTTCCAAGTGATTTTTTTTGCTTTTTTGTAATAATATACTAAGCCTAATGCAGGAATCGTAACGAGGTTAAGTAAGTGAACACCAATCGAAAGACCCACTAAATAAGCAGTAAAAATTAAGAAACGATTAGCTTGTGCTTCATCTTCAATAATTTCCCAACGGAAAGCAGCCCAGATTACAATAGCTGTAAAGAAAGACGACATTCCGTAAACCTCAGCCTCAACTGCCGAAAACCAAAATGAATCAGAAAAAGCATATACTAATGAGCCTACTGCACTAGCACCAAGCACAAGAATGATTTGTGTAGTATCAAGTTCTTCTCCTTTTTTGCCGAAAACCTTACGAGCTAAAAGTGAGATTGTCCAGAACATAAATAAAATAGTGAAGGCACTGGCAATAACTGAAACCATGTTGACCATCAAAGCCACTTTCGTTACATCGCTTCCTGCTAACAAAGAAGCCATGCGGCCAATTAATAAGAATAAAGGTGCACCAGCTGGGTGTGGAACTTGTAGTTTATAAGAACAAGCAATAAACTCTCCGCAGTCCCAAAAGCTGGCGGTAGGTTCAACGGTGAGTGTATAAGTAATAAGTGAAACGGCAAAAACCGCCCATCCGACGATGTTATTGAGCCTTGTGAAATTGTTCATTTTTTGAGATTAGTGAATGAATATTCTCTTGATGCTTCAAAATTAGGCAATTTGATGGATAATTGCGTAGAAAAGGTTCTTAAATTATCTTAAAAGCCGCTAAGTAGAAATCATTATTAAGCGTTTTTGGATTCAATATTAGGGTTTTGATACAAGTTTGTCTATTACTGAGTACTTATTTCTTTTACTCTTTTATCGGCATTAGCCGCACTTTTCCCCCAATCAGCCACAGCTTTTAATACTGGAATAAGTGTTTTTCCGAATTCTGTCAGTTCATAATCTACTTTTAAGGGAGGTTTACTCGTATGTACAGTTCTACTTATTAAGCCATCTTCTTCCAATTCTTTTAGTTGAAGGCTAATGGTTCTTTCGGTAACCATCGGTAGTTCTTTTCTTAATTCATTATAACGTTTTCTTTCAATTAAATGAATGAGAATCACTGCTTTCCATTTTCCTCCTATATATTTCATGGTTAGGCTTGTACTACAAGGATATTCTTTATTATCAATACAATATTTCATATACTATCATTTTTAACCGTTATTGCAAAGATAAATTACTATACTTAGTTTTGCAACTATAAATATTATAGTATAAAATTTAAAAACTAATCATGGATTTTTTAGCATTAGCAAAAAGTAGATATACTACAAAAAAGTATAACCCCTCTAAAAAGGTTTCGGAGGCAGATATTGAAGCATTAAAAGAGATTATTCGATTAAGTCCATCATCTATCAATAGCCAGCCTTGGAAGTTTTATTTTGTTTCTGAAAATAGTCTGAAAAGCAGTTTAGCAGATGCGTCTATTTTCAATAAACCTAAGGTTGATGACGCAAGTCACGTCGTAGTTTTCTGTGCAATTGATGATGTGCAATTATTTGAAGAGAAAATTCAGAAGAATTTGCCTGAAGGTGCAGTAGCTTATTACAAACAACACATCAAACCTCTTTCTGAAGCTGAGATTAAATCTTGGTTTGGGCATCAAGTATATCTTGCATTGGGTTTCTTTTTAAGTGCCTGTGCCGCTATGGGAATAGACTCTACGCCAATGGAAGGAATTGAAAACGAAAAATATGCCGAAATTTTAAAACTTGAAGGGTATAAGCCTCTATTTGCAGTGGCTATTGGTTATAGAAATGTAGAAGATGCGAATCAGCCAAGTGTGAAGCCTAAATATAGATTTGTGGCAGAAGATGTGGTAGAAAGTATTTGATGTAATATTTAAACAAAAATCCCTTTATAAACGATAAAGGGATTTTTATTTTCTCTTATTAATGGAAGAAGTCTTTCATTTTATCAAAAATACTTCTATCATTTTTATCTGCTTTAGGCTGAAAACTAGGCGAAATTCTTAGTTTTTCAAGAATCGCTCGTTCTTCGGTAGTCAAAGAAGTAGGTGTAAATACACTTACATGAATCAATTGGTCGCCAACACCGTAGCTATTTAATTCTTTGAGTCCTTTACCCTTCAGACGTAATATTTCACCAGATTGCGTTCCTGCTTTGATGTTGATTTTTACCTTTCCACCCACAGTTGGTACTTCAACTTCTTTTCCAAG harbors:
- a CDS encoding nitroreductase family protein; this encodes MDFLALAKSRYTTKKYNPSKKVSEADIEALKEIIRLSPSSINSQPWKFYFVSENSLKSSLADASIFNKPKVDDASHVVVFCAIDDVQLFEEKIQKNLPEGAVAYYKQHIKPLSEAEIKSWFGHQVYLALGFFLSACAAMGIDSTPMEGIENEKYAEILKLEGYKPLFAVAIGYRNVEDANQPSVKPKYRFVAEDVVESI
- a CDS encoding winged helix-turn-helix transcriptional regulator, producing the protein MKYCIDNKEYPCSTSLTMKYIGGKWKAVILIHLIERKRYNELRKELPMVTERTISLQLKELEEDGLISRTVHTSKPPLKVDYELTEFGKTLIPVLKAVADWGKSAANADKRVKEISTQ